The DNA sequence CATTTGATGTGGTTTTATGATTCCTTGGTGGTAACTGAAATATGTCTCCATTATCTGTTGGAGATGTCTCCCCACTCCACCCCCCCCACTCCCATCTTTAAAAACATTCCTGTCTCTCTCAGAAAAAAATAAGTCATGGTGCAACTGACTGGAGGCTAGGTGGAGCTATTGGAAAGAAGAAGTGTTTGCCCAAAGCATAGTCAACAAGCATTGCAACTCTGACATAAACCAGAAACTTCACGTCCTTACTCCTTACACAATAAGAAGGACTGATCTGTTTTCTTTCCGTTGTGTGCTCTGGGATCTCAGTTTTGTTACTATTTTGCATCACAGTGCTTTGGTTTCCTACGGCAAGATGTGTGATTTtgagtatgtttgtgtttttttacaaacaaCACTTCAAAACAATAAACAAGAAAGAGGACATGGTTCTTGTAGTTCTTCTTTTTCTCTTGGAGAGACTATATTGGATATGTCTCATATGCTTGCAAGTACAGTTACTCCATGCATTGAGTCGAAGTCGTggactaatggttagagagttgactTGTAACCGAATGGTTGCAGATTCGAGTCAATGAACCGTCAGGTGTtctaggtggggggagtgaatgatcAGTACTCTCTtctgactgaggtgagacccttgagcaaagcaccaaacccccaactatGGGGGAACCCCCAACAGGCTGCCCccctgctccaggtgtgtgtgtgctggatgggttaaatacagagcacaaattccaagtatgggataCAGTACTTGGCTATCACTCACTTGCTTACTCATTATAGCAAGGAAGGGCGTGTTATATGGAAACAGAGAAAATGAGATAAAGAGATAGAAAGAAAGGAGGGGCAGTAGAAAACAGCTGTATTTTCCTGTTTATACATCATAGCACAGCAACTGATGTGGCAGGATTAGCGGAACCTGAATTGTACACATAAAGTAAGATTTTTATAGGCAATATtacaatatgtattattattgctgttttttgttgtttccgCTTAATTGCTTGTtgaaacagtataaatatatatataacgatACAACATAATTAAAAATGATAGTCTAACACACCCATAAGTGTAAAAAATACCGCTCGTTGCCTCGTGTTCAGCAATCAATAGTTGCTTGTCTAATAAAATGAGTGAGATAACTGGATCCCTGGTGAATTATCGTGAAAGAGATCTAGTTATGATTTAAAGTGAGTGGGCATTATTTTGGAAGCAACCGGCGTGTCGTTCTCACGCTCACGCAAACTCTGCAATTCATGTGGGGTGGCTGTTCTTGTTTTTTAAACTATAACTAACGCTACCAGGCGGAGGCGTTGTGTGAGGTAACGTTAAGCCTTTTCATATTGAATATTAGGACtagttacttatttatttatatttcctaCATATAATGTCGTCGATAGACCACTTAGCTATGTGCTTTTGAATTGTAACTGCGTTAGACATACATGAACTGTCGAACGTTTTATTTCACTCACAGAGAATCAGCGCGCTCGCGTGTTCCCCTCTCTCCAAAATACATGACACGGCGGCATAGTTTAATTTGTTGTTGTAACGTTTTTATGCATTAGTATATTGTATACTTATAAAAAAAGTAGGTAATTGTGAGTACATTTTGTTTTGACAAGTCGTGAGGTGTTAAAGTTTGCAATATTGAGACATCTAAGTTAGCTGTTAGCATTGTTCTTGCTTTTATCGAAGAAAAACAATTAATTGTATTATCACAATATTGATAGTGTTCCCTGTATTAACTTTCCAGATCCTCCTTAATGACAACGTTAAACGTTGAGGAATACTGAAAGTTTCCTTGGCAGCTGGTTTTAAAAAGTGAACTCTGCTAATCAGTTAGCTACATAGCTAACGTTAACTACGTTAGTAAGCAGAAGAAGAAGTGGGCTGAGCTTGTGAGCCATCTTATGATCTTGATTACTGAATGTTTATGTTTTCTTGTGAGTTGTCTCTGGGCCAATAAAATGTTCTGAGGCCATATTtgatattataataaaaagaaacagaaCTTAAACATCTTCTTTGGTTTTTCCGAATATCTTTTTGCAGCTGTTGGTAACCAGTTGGCACATAATGCAAATATGAATTATGATTACGTTACATAACAATTTAAACCGCGATGTTTAACCAGCTGTTTTTTAATGGTAATTTAAGAGAATCCCACTGTTTTTTTTGTGCGAAACATGTTTACAGACGTTTACTCTGAAGCAGTTTCGGTTTCGTTTTCTGTATGCTGCACTTTATTGATAGGACATTTAATTTAAAACGTTTTAATTAGGAAGGGTTTTATTGATTATTATGTAGCATTTGTTTAATCATCAAGATTTTAGGTTGTGGATGAACAAGGTCAGTAGCTGCTGTATATGCAGTAAAGCAGGCTTTCACTAACATTTTTGGCAGCAGAAGAACCCTTTGACCTAAATGTTTGCCAGCGCTCCCTGAGATCTATATTTTaacaagtttattttaataattgaatagCATATTAGTGGTTCTCTGGTGTCAGTcagtggtcacatgacatgcaaggaaacataaaatataaactttttttatttgtaaaaatgtatttcaattttacattttttgcagtTCCTTCACAAACCCCCAGtctataaaaatgtgtaaaattttaCATGAatgaaaagtacattttattatatactataatatatatatagtgcttgcttaaaaaaaatattttaggaaggttttcttttttctttctgtaaatgCACACTGAATGTGAAGTACTGTCTCTGTGCTGTATTACTGGCAGCAAAAGATGTGGTAAACTGTGAATTTTGTAATGAAACTCTTGTGCAACTCACTCATCCTGAGGATGTGATGTCATTTGGCTGACTTATAGGCCTAACACTTCTGGATATCTACATGTAATTTCTGCTTCTGTTGCAATATGTGTTAAAGGTCTCTGGATGTTTTACTGTGGTGATCTCAAATGTTCTTTCCCTTTACGTTACAGAAAAAGATGCACTATTACAGATATGAAAATGCAGAGGTCAGCTGTTGCTACAAATACCTTATGTTCagctacaacattatcttttggGTAAGttgagaaatgttttatttcagtgtaaacaacacataacaaacacaaacattcccTTCACTGCAAATCACATTTAAATGGCCATTCTTCCAGTTCTAACGTTAGATAATGTCCTGCCTATCTTTTCTGCCACTCTTGCTCTGATAACATGAACTGTAGACCGGCCCcacatttcatgtttatttgttcCACTTAGTTTCACACTATTTTTGCATTACTGGGTGGGTCATTTCACAGCAAGTGAGCACCCACGTCTGAAAATGTATATCTAGAGAAGAAATTCAGCATTATGACATTAGGTTTCCACGTCAACAGGAAACCAATTAACACTTGCGTATTGTTGTAGTGGTTTGAGATGCCCTCTATAGGAAGCAAGGGAGGATTCTGAGAGAACCACTTCTAACCATTATCCTGTTTTCAATAGTGAACATTGCTCCACTGAAACACTCAGTTGTTGCAGGTTTTGTTTTTTGACCTTGACTGTTCTGATGTAACTTTTAATTGTTCCATTTCTCCTAAATCTCTTCTGGTTCTTAGCTAGCTGGATCAGCATTCATTGCAATTGGCTTCTGGGCCTGGAGTGAAAAGGTATGTAGACACTTTGAAATTtcctgtatatatattattactgtatatatgtacattattctttaaataaatatttctctctctctctctctctctctctctctctatatatatatatatatatatacacacactagtTGTTTGATATTACCCCAAATCTTTGCGAAAAACTGCATAACTAACACCCTAACTAACTACATATTCCACTGTTAAatgtagggctgcatgataaatcgcatgTGATATTTAAcacgcatcttgtcagtaaagccggttctgtaatcagcggtaaatctccatcacatggAGCAACATTAACTGCACAGAGCTGTTGTTCACTGATAAGCTTTGCAAAACATGCACAAATATATTATCGTgtttttgcgcagcttgtcagggAACAACGGCTTTGTGTAGTTAAATGTTTGGGTCTGTGCATTATATATACTGAATACAgtataaaatatgttattatttataaaatcagcatattgatttctgagggatcatgcgACATTGAACACTTATGTAAAGTAAtgggttgctgaaaattcagattttattcaaagtcatgaaaaaaagtaacttttgaatggtagacaGTATTTAACTGTTAAAACACTGAGTTATGTAGCTGCGAATGTGTTTTAGTGGCTCAGGCAAAGACAACCAGTGTAATTGTTTGTTCCTTAATTTGCCCACAGGGTGTTTTATCAGATCTGACACAAGTTACACGTCTACATGGTTTTGACCCAGTTTGGGGGGTGCTTCTTGTGGGCACAGTCACTTTCATTTTGGGATTTGCTGGGTGTGTAGGAGCTCTCAGGGAAAACATCTGCCTCCTTAAGTTTGTAAGTACTCATATTTAAATGTGATACTGAGGCCATCACATCGCTGGTCAGTTCAAAATAAAGAATGCAGTGCTGAATCAGTACAAGATCAGAACtttatgaaatgttatgaaaatgaaCAAATTCTATTTATACGATGAAATGATGCTCTTTGATGTTTTCCCCCTTGCTTATTGTGTTGCAGTTCTGTGGAGTTGTCGGCTTCATCTTTTTCATGGAGTTGACGGCTGCAGTGTTGGCGTTCGTGTTCCAGGCCCAAGTTAAGGAGTGGATCAATGATTTCTTCTTGGTTAATGTGAAGGCCTACAGGGACGACATTGACTTGCAGAACCTGATCGACTCTCTCCAGAAACTGGTAAGTCTGAGAGAGTTTTGAAGTATATACAAATTGTTAATAAAAAGAATGCTTTCTTTTTACTCAACTTGCCAACCACATACCATATTACCGTATTtgtcggactataagtcgcacctgagtataagtcgcatcagtcaaaaaataaatcatgatgaggaaaaaaacatatataagtcgcactggactataagttgcatttatttagaaccaagaaccaagagaaaacattaccattacACATTACcaacagccgcaagagggcgctctatgttctcagcgtagactacaggagcactgagcagcatagagcgccctcccGTGGCTGGAGacgataatgttttctattggttcatttctcttggttcatgtcaaattagttttgataaataatttgcacctgactataagtcgcaggccagccaaactatgaaaaaaagtgcaacttatggtccggaaaatatggtatgtgtgaaatggtttccataaaaaaaaagtgtctgtttCTCTAATCGCTTTTCCATGTCTTTTTGCAAATTTGtgcttaaataattaataaatgtttaattaacaaacattatttaCCATGAATGAAACAAAGACATTTGTGAGCTGGTACTGGACAAATCGCTTTATATGTTTtgacaaatgttttaaatttttcaaagtgtaagttatttttagagtaATTTGGCGGATTTTGCTTAATGCTTGTGAAAGTCTGGTAAAAAGTGGCCATGAGAAATGTCATCGCTAATACATATGGACAATTGTGAATATGCTAAATTGTTGAATATCCTGAACGtatgttattttttctttcaaagaATCATTGCTGTGGAGCTGAAGACCCCAACGACTGGAATCTAAATGAGTATTTTAACTGCTCAAGCAGTAACCTCAGCAGAGAGAAATGTGGAGTGCCCTTCTCCTGCTGCATCAGTGACCCTGCTGTAGGTTATTCTCTTATTCACAGCAGCCctccacagaaaaaaagatcTTTTCAGCATGCTGCACTGTcataaaaatactgtttaaaagaACCCATTGTGCTTTAAAGTCAAAGGCCAAGGATGTGGAAGACTCCCTCTGCTAGTGGTGGCCTTGTACTCACTGTCTGTATGTGAAAGTGAGAGTAAGgaactgatgacagaatttagatttccccatgaactatccttttaaaaagCCGATTCAGTTTGCAGTTGTCTTTATACTTTATAGTTTATACTGTCCCTAATGCTTAATGCTTTGTCTCCTACGCACAGGTTATGAATTGCTTTGGTTTAAACGACTTAATGCATGGATTGTTTTCACCATCGTAAAAGACTTTACAATGAATATTTATCTATGAACCTATGCTTTTTCCTTATAGGATACAGTGTTGAACACACAGTGTGGATATGATGTTAGAGATCCTAAATCACCGGTGAGTGCATTTGGAACAGTTTTACTAGAGAcacagttatttcattatttgctGATGTTTGCTAAATGTCCATCAAATGTAAACGTTGTAAAGTGAGTTGTTCAGTTTCTCTGATGGCAGCACTAATCTCTGTCAGTTTAAAGATTGCATTTTCACAAATGGGGCTTGCGCAAAGTTGTTTTGTTCTTCTGCTCTATGCTTGTAATCATTCTCATTTTGTGCTCTATTGGTAGTAAGTAAATTGCAATTGGAAGAGCAGAAAACCTGCAGAGAATAAACCTGTACATTTATAACGTGATGCACAGAGCACTTGCTGCTTTGTAgatgtaatgaaaaaaatgatctttaattaatgcataacatttactgtcacttatttgtgaaatttgtgtttttattttttttagaaggactgGAGTAAAACCATTTATGTCACAGGATGCATAAAAGCTTTGGAGCAGTGGCTGCCACGCAATATCTACATTGTGGCTGGAGTCTTCATAGTGATATCATTGCTACAGGTATGGGATGTACttgacaaaaagaaaataatgcatggaaaacattttacagctagatgtcacttttttttttaaaagagcaaCCAAAAAGCAAAACCACTTTCAAATTCTACACTAATTATGATATAATCATTAGAATGCAGTTATAGATCCTGGAAAGAAAGTAATCATCTGCATTTCTACAGTAATGTGTCTTTAAAACTcagtttgttttgtgttgtgtcttgtcattTTACTCTTAGATGGTGGGAATCTTTTTGGCGAGGACGTTGATTGGAGACATTGAAAAGTCTGATTATTAATTAAACGCATTCATTATTAACACATTACTGAAAAGGAGCGAAGGGCAATGTTGGGAAAAAATTTGGATGTCCTGTTATTTGTGGAGAAGAGAACATTCACTGGACCACCTTTTCAGAATTTCTATAAACCACATGTTGAATACACAGCTGTCTAAGTTTACCTGGATACTGTCACATGTGTGCCTTGTCTCTTCAAGTTTACCCTTGGCCCACCccctatttttatttgaatagatcttttttttttttttttttttttttataggactATCATTAACCAAACATTTGAGACCATTTCATTTTTGAGACCACTATTAACCAAGCTGGGTGTACATAGTGGCAACATAACATGTAAACTAACCTGAAATGTAATTGTAATGATGAGCACAAGctagaaaaaaaatgtagtttgtttttaagaagcatgtttatttttcctttagataaaaaactagatttaaaaaaaaaagaaaaaaaaaagatttactatTGAAGTCTCTTATAGTAAAATGTGTAATGAAAGATAAAacatttacacagttttaacTACAGTAAATACATATCCTAAAAGTTTGTTGTATCAGTAACATAATATTTTTGCAGTCAGATGTTCTGCATTTAATGTCAACTTCAAAGGGTGCAGAAGAAAAATATCAGGATCTGAGACTAACTACTCGCATGTAAACGGAACAGAATTGAGAATGCATTTGGGTAGAAATCAAATGCCAGCAAGTGTAAAAGAGAAGTGAGCTGATCTATTTGGTTTTGCGTGATAGAGATAAGATGAGTCAGTTTGTGATCTGTATTTAACCATAAGAAACTCATATACGCCATTATGTGTCCTGTTAGTATTCTGTTTACTGAATATCCTGCATTTAAGAGTCACCAAAGTTTGATGGTAGTTACCACATGGCTTATAATATACCAGTCAACACTGCCTTGAGATGCCAACATTTACCTCCTGTTTTCTACTCTTGGTGACTTGTACAAAAATGCAGATTGTGCCTTTTCTCTGGCATTTGAAGATTTCATGAAATGTATTGTACCGTGTTTAAGCAATTAAACCCATGATTAGCATTTTTTATGAGTGTTCAAagaaaatttactttttgtattttcagttgaGAATTTAAATGGCATTTCAgcacaaattacttaaaatatgtaatattaacaATATAACATTAACATGTCTGTACACTTAAATTAGCCTTAACACAATATGCATTCTTACATAAATGCAAACACCTTTTCTATAGCCCAAAGACTTCTTTTCACAGTTCTATCATATTATACTTATATATGACCTCTGAAATTCTCATCAActcaaaaaagaaattatataagcattttgtaaatctttttagAGTACTATTTTTTGCACTattttgtcccttttttttttggagtgtctGTCTGTGCCACTGTGTAATGTTAAAGCTTAATTGAGTATTTACTAAAATGCAGTAAACTTTCCCTGATCCTGCTGCAAGAGCCTCCTTTTTTGTTGAATTTAGATGTcatttgttgttttatatttgatatCTTTGTAAATATTTTCTGAATTCTTTTCATAACttttatattcaataataataaaagtaataaaaagtttGACATTATCAGCAACATTGTCATTTGTCTTCTAAAGGAATTATGCTGGTTGATGAAGTTCATACACTATTTGAGCGGATATGTATtatgttgacaatgttgacaTTGCATTTTAAATCCAGATCCcattcatattttaatgtaattatttaaaactagTTCTAAATTAACTTTCTGTTAAAGAATCTCATCAATTTACACACATCACACATGCAGACAACTTAGTGAGAGCTTAGTAAAGTTCTTGAGCTCAAGTCAACAATGTATTATAATTACCGCTGCATTggtttgatcagaaatacattagaacagtaaaattattttatcCTGAGATGGCAAAgccaaattttcagcagccattatagta is a window from the Carassius gibelio isolate Cgi1373 ecotype wild population from Czech Republic chromosome A13, carGib1.2-hapl.c, whole genome shotgun sequence genome containing:
- the LOC128026287 gene encoding tetraspanin-14 isoform X2, translated to MHYYRYENAEVSCCYKYLMFSYNIIFWLAGSAFIAIGFWAWSEKGVLSDLTQVTRLHGFDPVWGVLLVGTVTFILGFAGCVGALRENICLLKFFCGVVGFIFFMELTAAVLAFVFQAQVKEWINDFFLVNVKAYRDDIDLQNLIDSLQKLNHCCGAEDPNDWNLNEYFNCSSSNLSREKCGVPFSCCISDPADTVLNTQCGYDVRDPKSPDWSKTIYVTGCIKALEQWLPRNIYIVAGVFIVISLLQMVGIFLARTLIGDIEKSDY
- the LOC128026287 gene encoding tetraspanin-14 isoform X1, whose protein sequence is MHYYRYENAEVSCCYKYLMFSYNIIFWLAGSAFIAIGFWAWSEKGVLSDLTQVTRLHGFDPVWGVLLVGTVTFILGFAGCVGALRENICLLKFFCGVVGFIFFMELTAAVLAFVFQAQVKEWINDFFLVNVKAYRDDIDLQNLIDSLQKLNHCCGAEDPNDWNLNEYFNCSSSNLSREKCGVPFSCCISDPADTVLNTQCGYDVRDPKSPKDWSKTIYVTGCIKALEQWLPRNIYIVAGVFIVISLLQMVGIFLARTLIGDIEKSDY